Within Candidatus Saccharibacteria bacterium, the genomic segment TTGCGGAACTTGGTTCGTTTTGGGAGCAGCATTTATTTGTCCCCCTTGTAGACCCATACTTTTATGCCAATAATGCCGGCGCCCGGCCAGTTGGCACGAGCTGAGGCATAATCAATATCGGCTCGGATCGTGTGCAGTGGCACAGAACCAACCGCTTCTTTTTCGCGCCGTGACATTTCGGCACCGTTCAGACGGCCTGCCACCTCGATACGAATACCCTTGGCTCCAGCGCGCATAGTTGCCGCGCTAGCACTTTTAATGGCTCGTCGAAAGCTCATGCGCCGCTCAAGCTGGTGAGCAATGTTTTCGGCTACAAGTTTGGCATACAGGTCAGGCTTCTTGACTTCTTCAATATTTACGCGGGACGGAACGCCGTACACTTTTTCTAGGGCAGCTTTGAGCTCTTGGGCTCCCTGACCGCCGCGGCCGATAACA encodes:
- the rpsC gene encoding 30S ribosomal protein S3, coding for MGQKVNPISMRLQANKDWRSKWFVGKREYANYLAMDLKVRKLIQDKFGSRGAINKVDIERSPNLVTVTIATAKAGVVIGRGGQGAQELKAALEKVYGVPSRVNIEEVKKPDLYAKLVAENIAHQLERRMSFRRAIKSASAATMRAGAKGIRIEVAGRLNGAEMSRREKEAVGSVPLHTIRADIDYASARANWPGAGIIGIKVWVYKGDK